Genomic DNA from Microbacterium sp. NC79:
CACCTACGCAGAGCCCGGTGACGTCGCCGATGCGATGCGGGCAGACACCGGGCTCGTCGTTATTGAGAGCCCCGCCAACCCGACGCTGGAGCTCGTCGACATTCGCGCCGTCGCTGATGCCGCGGGCGATGTGCCGCTGCTCGTCGACAACACGTTTGCGACGCCGGTGCTGCAGAACCCGCTGGATCTCGGTGCGGCGATGAGCCTGCACAGCGCCACGAAGTACATCGGCGGTCACGGCGACGTGATTGGCGGTGTCATCGCATGCTCGGAAGAGATCGCGACCAAGCTGCGTTCCACGCGTGCGATCACGGGCGCGTTGATGCACCCGCTGGGCGCGTACCTGTGCCACCGCGGGCTTCAGACGCTCCCGTTGCGTATTCGTGCGCAACAGCAGGGCGCGATTGAACTTGCCGATTGGCTCGAGACGCAGCCCGCCGTGAAGGCTGTGCACTTCGCCGGTCGGGGTGCTCTCGCAAGCCCACTGGTGGGCACCCAGATGCGCGGCCCCGGAGCCATGATCGCTATCGAGCTGGCGGGTGGATACGCTGCGGCGTCGACGGTGGCGGCGGCAGTGCGGTTGTTTACGCACGCGGTTTCGCTCGGCGGCGTTGACTCATTGATTCAGCATCCCGCGGCACTGACGCACCGTCCGGTTCCACCCGAGGCGCGCCCCGCTGCTGACGTCTTGCGTATTTCGGTGGGGCTGGAGTCGATCGAAGACCTCAAGGCTGACCTGGCGCAGGCGTTCGCCCAGGTGTGATTTAGTCCCCGGCCGGTGTGCCGGGGACTAAACCCGTTTAATCATCTCGAGTTCGAGGCCGCCAGGCTCCAGCGGATATGGCACCCACTGCCCGGTTTCAACGAACCCACGTTTGACGTAGGCGGCGATGGCACGGCGATTGTCTTCGTGCACGCTCAACCGCAGCGTGGTTCCGCGCTCGCGCGCCCAATCTTCGACACGATCGAGCATCGCATCGAAAATGCCGTGGCGCCCGCGCGCTCGCGGCGTGACGTAGACGCTCACGAGCGTCGCGCCGTGGTGGCGGTCGAGGAATCCGCCCAAGGTTCCGATCCACCGTCCGGAACCATCGATAGCGGCCAACCGGAGACTGCCGTCGAGCGCGGGGCGAGCGGCGCGCACTTGCCAGGTGGCGTCCGGTTCGGCGAGTGCTGAGGCGAGGGTTTCGAGATACGCGATCGGGGTGTCGCGCAACATTTCAAGGCGGAGCGCCTTGACCTCGCGCCAGTCGTCTTCGACCACAGTGCGCACCGTGAATTCCATCTGATCAGCGTACGGCGTGTTCGAACTCATGCGTTGTCCGCGCGTCATGAGTTGGAAACGATGCAGGCATTAGGCTCCATTTATGGCAGATCTGTTTGACGGTTATGACGCGGTTACCCCGCGAACCACCGTGGGCGGTGTGCCGGCGTTCGATGAGATGTTTGAGAACGGCGACACGACAAAACCCCGCGCCCCCTATGCCGAATTGCATCGCACGCTTGCGGAGATGACGCAGGATGATTTGCGCGGACGCACCGATGCGCTGGCGAAGTCTTATCTTGCGCAGGGCGTGACGTTTGATTTCGCCGGTGAAGAGCGGCCGTTCCCGATTGACGCGGTGCCACGCATCATTCAGTACGACGAATGGTCGCGCATCGAGCAGGGCATCAAACAGCGTGTAAAGGCCCTCGAAGCATTCTTGGATGACGTCTACGGCCGTCAAAACGCGGTGCGCGATGGCGTGATCCCAGCGCGACTGATCGCATCGAGCCAGTATTTCTATCGCCAGGCCGCGGGTATCCCCACCAGCAACGGCGTGCGCATTCACGTTTCCGGCATCGACCTGATTCGCGACGAGCACGGCGAAATGCGCGTGCTCGAAGACAACGTGCGCGTGCCCAGCGGCGTGAGCTACGTGATTTCTAACCGCCGGGTGATGGCGCAGACGCTGCCCGAGCTCTTCGTTTCGATGCGCATTCGCCCGGTGGGAGATTACCCGCACAAACTCCTCGCGTCGCTCCGCGCGGCAGCACCGCACGGCGTCGACGACCCCAACGTTGTTGTGCTGACTCCCGGCGTGTACAACTCGGCATACTTTGAGCACACCCTGCTGGCCCGACTCATGGGTGTCGAGCTCGTGGAGGGGCGCGACCTGTTCTGCGTCGGCGGCAAGGTCTTCATGCGTACGACGCGCGGACCCCGCCGCGTTGACGTTATTTACCGCCGCGTTGACGATGACTTCCTTGATCCGCTGCAGTTCCGGGCCGATTCGATGCTGGGTTCGCCCGGGATTTTGCTGGCCGCCCGCCTCGGCAACGTCACGATCGCAAACGCGATTGGCAATGGTGTTGCCGACGACAAACTGGTCTACACGTACGTGCCCGACCTCATTCGCTACTACCTCGGCGAAGAGCCCCTCCTCAAGAACGTCGACACGTGGCGACTGGAAGAGCCGAACGCGCTGGAAGAGGTACTCGATCGTCTTGACGAACTCGTCGTGAAGCCCGTCGATGGTTCCGGTGGCAAGGGCCTCGTTGTCGGCCCTGACGCCTCGAAGCAAGAGCTCGACGAACTGCGTCAGCGCCTGATCGCCGATCCGCGCGGCTGGATTGCACAGCCGGTCGTGATGCTGTCGACGATTCCGACGCTCGTCGAAGACGGCGTACGTCCGCGTCACGCTGACCTACGCCCATTCGCCGTCAACGACGGCGAGGACGTGTGGGTTCTGCCCGGTGGACTCACCCGCGTCGCGCTGCCCGAGGGGCGTCTTGTCGTGAACTCGAGTCAGGGCGGTGGATCAAAAGACACCTGGATTACCGGCGGCTCAGCCCCGACCGCCACCGAGTATCACGCCGAGGATTCCATCGCGGCGCTCGTGCAGGATCAGGCGTCGGTGCCGACGTCTGAGGCCGTTATGTATGACGACCAGCAGGAGCCGATGCACTCACCGCAGGATGATGGTTCCGACCGCTCATCACAGGACGAACAACAGCAGCAGATGGGAGCATCATGCTGAGTCGTATTGCCGAGAGCCTGTTTTGGATCGGGCGCTACATCGAGCGTGCAGACGGAACGGCCCGCATTCTGGACGTGCACCTCCAGCTGCTGCTGGAAGACCCCTGGATCGACGAACCGACCGCGTGCCGTTCGTTGCTCGGCGTGATGGGATCGGCGCCATCCGACCCCACGATTGAGGTGACTCGTCGTGATGTGTTGGCGACGCTGGCGATCGACCGCACCGCGCCTTCAAGCATTGCGTTCGCGCTGAACGCTGCGCGCGAAAACGCGCGTAGAGCGCGCGAGATTGTCTCGACTGATCTCTGGGAAATTCTCAACACCACGAACGCGGGGATGCCGAAGCGGTTGTATAACGACCGTGCGCACGACTTCTTTCAGTGGGTGCGTGAGCGGTCGGCGTTGGCTGTCGGAACCGTTGACTCGTCTACGAGTCGAGACGAGGCCTGGCAATTCTTTACGCTGGGTCGCGCGATCGAACGCACAGACATGACGGCACGGTTACTTGCGACGCGGTCACTCACCGAAGAATCTGGGCCGAGTTGGACGACGATTCTGCGCTCATGCGGCGCGTACGAAGCGTATGTGCGCACGTACCGCGGCATGCCATCGAGCCGCAACGCGGCGGAATTCCTGCTGCTGGATCGCCTGTTTCCGCGGTCGATCATTTACTCGATTTCGACGGCAGAGAACTGTATGAGCGAGATTGATCCGGGTCGTGATCGGGTGGGCCACTCAAACAGCGTGCTGCGAGCCCTCGGACGCATGCGCAATGATCTCGAATACAGCCCCATTTCGGAAATCCTCGCCGAACTTCCCGAACACATGGAGCGCGTGCAAGCGGTGACCCGCGAAGCATCGAATGCCATTCGCCAGCGATTCTTCCCCACGCAGGCCGAGCCGAGCTGGATCGGAGAGAACTCATGAAGCGCTTGAGGATCGAACACACCACGGGTTTTCGGTATCCGACCGATGCCACAGCCTCGTATAACGAGGCGCGAATGATGCCGATGACGACCGACTCGCAGTTCGTGCTGACCAGTTCGCTCGATATTCAGCCCAACACATCGGTGAATCAATACGTGGACTACTTCGGCACCAGGGTCGCGTCGTTTGATGTGCTTTCCGGTCACAGCGAACTGAACATCACGGCACGCAGCCTTGTTGAGGTTCGTGAGCGGCCGCTGGAGCACCCCGACCTCACATGGGATGATTTGGCGGCCGATGCTGAGCGGTCGGTCGACACGGTGGAGAAGCTGGTGCAGACGCATCGGACCCAGCCGCACGCGGATGTTCGTGCGTTGGCCCGGTCGATCGCCGACACGCACGACAACCCCTCAGAAGCGGCGCTCGCCATCTGTGTCGCGGTGGGCGACGCTGTGCAATACATGTCGGGTGTCACCGGTGTGCAGACAACGGCGGCTGAGGCGTGGGAAGCCCGCAAGGGCGTGTGCCAAGACATGGCACATATTTCGATCGGAGCGCTGCGTTCGGTGGGGATTCCGGCACGTTACGTTTCGGGTTACTTGCACCCGAAACCCAACGCTGAGGTGGGCGAGCCCGTGAAGGGTGAGTCGCACGCCTGGGTGGAGTGGTACGCCAACGGCTGGCGCGGATTTGACCCCACCAACAACATCGAGATTGGTGACCGCCACGTGTTGGTGGGGCGAGGGCGCGACTACAACGACGTTCCACCGTTGCGTGGCGTATTTGCCGGCCCCGCCACGTCACAGCTGTTCGTAACGGTGACCATCACGCGCGAGGCGTAGGCCGCGCGCAGACCCGCTCGTCCGGGTCGTTGAGCGAGGATGCGCAGCACCCGAGCCGAAGCGGTTAGCCGTTCTTGAGGCGTTGAGCGGCGTTTCGTCTTGCTACACTCACGCAACGATCGAGGTGGGGTGCTCGCTTAACGGCCAGGGATGTCTTTACGGGGGAGGCCGATTGGCGTGGTCGCCGCGACCTCATCGCTGAACTCTGCGGGGGCAACGACCGAAATCGGTCGCGTTTGATCCAGCGTGAGTCGGAAGCGACGCTCTTCATGACGGTGGAGACGCCCAGACACGATTAGCCACGTGAGGCCGATCCCGAATGCCAACAGGCCGGCAGCGGCACCAACGCCCACGGCAACGCGCGGGCCAAACTGGTCTGCAACCCAGCCCACAATCGGCGCACCAATCGGGGTTCCGCCCATGATCACTGCCATGTACAGGGCCAGCACACGCCCGCGAAGGGCCGGGTCGGTCGTGGTCTGCACGTAACCGTTGGCGGTCGTCATGATCGTGACGACACAGAAGCCCACAGCGGTGAGCGAGGCCGCGTAACTCCAGTAGCCAGGCATGAAGGCCGACAGCGTCATCGCGAGGGCGAAGAACCCGGCGCCAATGATGACCACGCGAATACGCGCACGGTCGCGGCGGGCCGCGAGCAGCGCACCAGCCAATGATCCAATCGCGAGAATGGAGCTCAACAAACCGAAGCCGTCCGCACCCCTGCCAAACTCCAGAGCCATGGTTGAGGCGTAGATCGGGAAGTTCATGCCGAAAGCGCCGAGCAGGAACACCATCGAGAAGGTGACGATGAGGTCGCTGCGTTTCGCGACATAGCGGAAGCCATCGGCCAGTCGGCCGCCTCCTGCGTTCTTGGCGCGCGGAATCAACTGGTCCATCCGAATGAGGAACAGCGCGATGATCATGGCGATGAACGTTGCTGCGTTGATCAAGAAGACGAGCCCGTTGCCAACGACCACAACAACGATGCCTGCGGCGGCTGGGCCGAGCATACGTGCGGCGTTGAACGACGCGGCGTTCAACGCGACCGCATTAGACGCGTTTTCACGTGACACAAGGTCGGAGACAAACGCCTGGCGAGCCGGATTGTCAAAGGCAGCCACGGTTCCGGTGACAACGGCGAAGACGTACATCATCGGCAAGGTGGCGACATCAAGGATGAGCAGTACGCCCATCGTCGCCCCCAGGAGTGCAAGCAAAACCTGGGTCGTGATGAGGAGGTTCCGGCGATTAAAGCGGTCGGCAACCCATCCGGTTAACCCGACAAGCAGGAGCGGGGGACCGAACTGGAGGGCCATCGTGATGCCCATCGCGGTGGCGTCATTGTCAGTGAGCTGCGTAAGCA
This window encodes:
- a CDS encoding transglutaminase family protein, producing the protein MKRLRIEHTTGFRYPTDATASYNEARMMPMTTDSQFVLTSSLDIQPNTSVNQYVDYFGTRVASFDVLSGHSELNITARSLVEVRERPLEHPDLTWDDLAADAERSVDTVEKLVQTHRTQPHADVRALARSIADTHDNPSEAALAICVAVGDAVQYMSGVTGVQTTAAEAWEARKGVCQDMAHISIGALRSVGIPARYVSGYLHPKPNAEVGEPVKGESHAWVEWYANGWRGFDPTNNIEIGDRHVLVGRGRDYNDVPPLRGVFAGPATSQLFVTVTITREA
- a CDS encoding MFS transporter, with the translated sequence MFRSFSSFNYRVWFIGALVSNIGAWMQATAISWVVLTQLTDNDATAMGITMALQFGPPLLLVGLTGWVADRFNRRNLLITTQVLLALLGATMGVLLILDVATLPMMYVFAVVTGTVAAFDNPARQAFVSDLVSRENASNAVALNAASFNAARMLGPAAAGIVVVVVGNGLVFLINAATFIAMIIALFLIRMDQLIPRAKNAGGGRLADGFRYVAKRSDLIVTFSMVFLLGAFGMNFPIYASTMALEFGRGADGFGLLSSILAIGSLAGALLAARRDRARIRVVIIGAGFFALAMTLSAFMPGYWSYAASLTAVGFCVVTIMTTANGYVQTTTDPALRGRVLALYMAVIMGGTPIGAPIVGWVADQFGPRVAVGVGAAAGLLAFGIGLTWLIVSGRLHRHEERRFRLTLDQTRPISVVAPAEFSDEVAATTPIGLPRKDIPGR
- a CDS encoding circularly permuted type 2 ATP-grasp protein codes for the protein MADLFDGYDAVTPRTTVGGVPAFDEMFENGDTTKPRAPYAELHRTLAEMTQDDLRGRTDALAKSYLAQGVTFDFAGEERPFPIDAVPRIIQYDEWSRIEQGIKQRVKALEAFLDDVYGRQNAVRDGVIPARLIASSQYFYRQAAGIPTSNGVRIHVSGIDLIRDEHGEMRVLEDNVRVPSGVSYVISNRRVMAQTLPELFVSMRIRPVGDYPHKLLASLRAAAPHGVDDPNVVVLTPGVYNSAYFEHTLLARLMGVELVEGRDLFCVGGKVFMRTTRGPRRVDVIYRRVDDDFLDPLQFRADSMLGSPGILLAARLGNVTIANAIGNGVADDKLVYTYVPDLIRYYLGEEPLLKNVDTWRLEEPNALEEVLDRLDELVVKPVDGSGGKGLVVGPDASKQELDELRQRLIADPRGWIAQPVVMLSTIPTLVEDGVRPRHADLRPFAVNDGEDVWVLPGGLTRVALPEGRLVVNSSQGGGSKDTWITGGSAPTATEYHAEDSIAALVQDQASVPTSEAVMYDDQQEPMHSPQDDGSDRSSQDEQQQQMGASC
- a CDS encoding N-acetyltransferase; this encodes MSSNTPYADQMEFTVRTVVEDDWREVKALRLEMLRDTPIAYLETLASALAEPDATWQVRAARPALDGSLRLAAIDGSGRWIGTLGGFLDRHHGATLVSVYVTPRARGRHGIFDAMLDRVEDWARERGTTLRLSVHEDNRRAIAAYVKRGFVETGQWVPYPLEPGGLELEMIKRV
- a CDS encoding alpha-E domain-containing protein; amino-acid sequence: MLSRIAESLFWIGRYIERADGTARILDVHLQLLLEDPWIDEPTACRSLLGVMGSAPSDPTIEVTRRDVLATLAIDRTAPSSIAFALNAARENARRAREIVSTDLWEILNTTNAGMPKRLYNDRAHDFFQWVRERSALAVGTVDSSTSRDEAWQFFTLGRAIERTDMTARLLATRSLTEESGPSWTTILRSCGAYEAYVRTYRGMPSSRNAAEFLLLDRLFPRSIIYSISTAENCMSEIDPGRDRVGHSNSVLRALGRMRNDLEYSPISEILAELPEHMERVQAVTREASNAIRQRFFPTQAEPSWIGENS
- a CDS encoding PLP-dependent aspartate aminotransferase family protein — translated: MTNRNDAIDTLAVHAGRDDLVELGIHALPIDLSTTNPLPDIERGGDSYESMATGGHPDASGGFVYQRLWNPTVARFEQALAALEHGEAAVAFGSGMAAMTAAILAMAAGGKRHVVAVRPLYGGTDHLLGTGLLGTEVTYAEPGDVADAMRADTGLVVIESPANPTLELVDIRAVADAAGDVPLLVDNTFATPVLQNPLDLGAAMSLHSATKYIGGHGDVIGGVIACSEEIATKLRSTRAITGALMHPLGAYLCHRGLQTLPLRIRAQQQGAIELADWLETQPAVKAVHFAGRGALASPLVGTQMRGPGAMIAIELAGGYAAASTVAAAVRLFTHAVSLGGVDSLIQHPAALTHRPVPPEARPAADVLRISVGLESIEDLKADLAQAFAQV